One Streptomyces sp. CNQ-509 DNA window includes the following coding sequences:
- a CDS encoding alpha/beta hydrolase produces the protein MSTQSTDKAPDMTSGGGSETGHITEDLTFRIRTSADPENEWELSAQLVIPEGGADTVQVLLPGLTYDRRYWQVPGEYDYCDHMLRAGYAVLLLDRVGTGASSRPPATQLHADSHVETIHHVIQQLRSGTPSGHSFGKIVSVGHSYGAGIAIMEAAAHADIDALVVTGMLHTTSPLYDEVINFFHPGSQDPVLNDASLPQWYMTQRPGLRARMLEHADGMDPELSAHNEKIKSTATIGEGESLPKTYLPEHSRAVKVPVLLVVGEHDALFSSADVDFAATGEAVLAFEADFYAAESELEAHVIPGAGHSLNVHRNATDSYAIVRDWVDRKLSG, from the coding sequence ATGTCGACTCAGTCCACAGACAAGGCGCCGGATATGACATCGGGTGGGGGATCGGAAACCGGCCACATTACCGAGGATCTGACGTTCCGTATCCGGACGAGCGCCGACCCGGAGAACGAATGGGAACTCAGCGCTCAGCTCGTCATACCCGAGGGCGGCGCCGACACCGTCCAGGTGCTGCTGCCCGGTCTCACGTACGACAGGCGCTACTGGCAGGTGCCGGGCGAGTACGACTACTGTGACCATATGCTCCGAGCCGGATACGCGGTGTTGCTGCTTGACCGGGTGGGAACGGGAGCGAGCAGCAGGCCCCCGGCGACACAACTCCACGCGGACAGCCACGTCGAGACCATCCATCACGTGATACAGCAGCTCCGCTCCGGCACCCCGTCCGGGCACTCCTTCGGCAAGATCGTCTCGGTCGGGCACTCCTACGGCGCGGGCATCGCCATCATGGAAGCGGCCGCACACGCCGACATCGACGCGCTCGTGGTCACCGGCATGCTGCACACCACCTCGCCGCTCTACGACGAGGTGATCAACTTCTTCCACCCGGGCTCCCAGGACCCGGTCCTGAACGATGCCTCCCTGCCGCAGTGGTACATGACCCAACGCCCCGGTCTGCGCGCCCGGATGCTCGAGCACGCCGACGGCATGGACCCCGAGCTCTCCGCCCATAACGAAAAGATCAAGTCCACCGCCACCATCGGCGAGGGTGAGAGCCTGCCAAAGACCTATCTGCCCGAACATTCCCGTGCGGTCAAGGTCCCGGTCTTGTTGGTGGTGGGAGAGCATGACGCCTTGTTCAGCAGTGCGGATGTGGACTTCGCGGCAACGGGCGAGGCCGTACTCGCCTTTGAAGCGGACTTCTACGCGGCGGAGTCGGAGCTGGAGGCACACGTCATCCCAGGCGCGGGCCATTCCCTGAACGTTCACCGAAATGCCACCGACAGCTACGCCATCGTCCGGGACTGGGTGGACCGGAAGCTCTCCGGGTAG
- a CDS encoding NAD(P)/FAD-dependent oxidoreductase gives MSRNLSGTRDGAGHAIVIGSSLAGLTAAAVLARHMERVTVIERDRLPSDAQWRPGVAQSRHAHNLMAAGHQGLGKLFPGIQQELLDAQMVSVRVPEDMLMLAPGGWIPRFETGMTMMTGTRDIVDAVVRDRLRAEPKVTFLQEHEVVGLQGGPGDSVSGVRVRAKDKDAKGGWGEPEPMAAEFVVDAAGRKSRAPQWLGELGYDKPAESVVDAKTAYGTTVYEPPAGHAADWKCILLLATPENPRQGILNPIEDGRWMVSVSASGGNRPPTDQEGMLEGAKSLRHPVVYEAIKDATPVGPVYGSGRTENRWRHFEKLRRWPDRFLVIGDALAAFNPSYGQGMSVAVQSALLLDRMLESRGTNGGGTHRLRRALAKQVAVAWQLATAIDLHYPWAAEASPPDLPTRLGMRYVDRVGAAAPTDHDAARVVLELAQLLAAPTAVFRPRVLRSALRGPRGPVSTDPPRAPHGAPTAPGADVRAISSPSNRKTRSS, from the coding sequence ATGAGTAGGAACCTGAGCGGCACGCGGGACGGTGCGGGCCACGCCATCGTGATCGGCTCCAGCCTCGCCGGGCTCACCGCTGCCGCCGTGCTGGCCCGTCACATGGAGCGGGTCACCGTGATCGAGCGGGACCGGCTGCCGAGCGACGCGCAGTGGCGTCCCGGAGTCGCGCAGTCGCGGCACGCGCACAACCTGATGGCCGCCGGGCACCAGGGCCTGGGCAAGCTGTTCCCCGGGATCCAGCAGGAGCTGCTCGACGCGCAGATGGTGTCGGTCCGGGTGCCCGAGGACATGCTCATGCTCGCCCCGGGCGGCTGGATACCCCGGTTCGAGACCGGCATGACGATGATGACGGGCACCCGCGACATCGTCGACGCGGTCGTCCGGGACCGGCTGCGTGCCGAGCCGAAGGTGACCTTCCTCCAGGAGCACGAGGTGGTCGGGCTGCAGGGCGGCCCCGGCGACTCGGTCAGCGGTGTCCGCGTACGCGCCAAGGACAAGGACGCCAAGGGCGGCTGGGGCGAACCGGAGCCGATGGCCGCGGAGTTCGTCGTCGACGCCGCGGGTCGCAAGTCCCGCGCACCGCAGTGGCTCGGCGAACTGGGCTACGACAAGCCCGCCGAGAGCGTGGTGGACGCCAAGACCGCCTACGGCACCACCGTCTACGAGCCGCCCGCGGGACACGCCGCCGACTGGAAGTGCATCCTGCTGCTGGCCACCCCCGAGAACCCCCGGCAGGGCATCCTCAACCCCATCGAGGACGGGCGCTGGATGGTCTCGGTCTCCGCCAGCGGCGGCAACCGCCCGCCCACGGACCAGGAGGGGATGCTGGAGGGCGCCAAGTCGCTGCGCCACCCCGTGGTGTACGAGGCCATCAAGGACGCGACTCCCGTCGGCCCGGTGTACGGCTCCGGCCGCACCGAGAACCGCTGGCGCCACTTCGAGAAGCTGCGCCGCTGGCCCGACCGGTTCCTGGTCATCGGCGACGCACTCGCGGCCTTCAACCCCTCGTACGGGCAGGGGATGTCCGTCGCGGTGCAGAGCGCGCTGCTCCTCGACAGGATGCTGGAAAGCCGCGGGACGAACGGGGGCGGCACCCACCGGCTCCGCCGCGCGCTGGCCAAGCAGGTCGCCGTGGCCTGGCAGTTGGCCACCGCCATCGACCTGCACTACCCCTGGGCCGCCGAAGCGAGCCCGCCCGACCTGCCGACCCGGCTCGGCATGCGCTACGTCGACCGCGTCGGCGCCGCCGCGCCGACCGACCACGACGCGGCCCGGGTGGTCCTGGAGCTGGCCCAGCTCCTGGCCGCACCGACCGCGGTGTTCCGGCCGCGCGTGCTCAGGTCGGCGCTGCGCGGGCCCCGCGGGCCCGTGTCCACCGACCCCCCGCGCGCGCCGCACGGCGCCCCGACCGCTCCCGGAGCGGACGTCCGGGCGATCTCGTCGCCCTCCAACCGGAAAACAAGGAGTAGCTGA
- a CDS encoding TetR-like C-terminal domain-containing protein codes for MTERQVAVAEPSPGARQDFLRAVVKLCRERVYEDIQPADVAKLAGHDEQQLRAIWPTKSLMVVEALFGEVAPRLVFPDTGDFEADLRSQLTSIAEAFGDPGVGPHIAALAAEANTDRMLAKVFLDRVFTPNRAAASKRFRAAQEAGQVRRDLDLDAAIDMVFGPIWFRLLLGTGTLTAELGASLADHAVGGLASRPDRTD; via the coding sequence ATGACTGAGCGACAGGTTGCGGTGGCGGAGCCGTCCCCCGGTGCGCGGCAGGACTTCTTGCGGGCTGTGGTGAAACTGTGCCGGGAGCGGGTGTACGAGGACATACAACCGGCCGACGTCGCCAAGCTGGCCGGCCATGACGAACAGCAACTGCGGGCGATATGGCCCACGAAGAGTCTGATGGTCGTCGAGGCGCTGTTCGGCGAGGTCGCCCCCCGGCTGGTGTTCCCGGACACCGGCGACTTCGAGGCCGATCTGCGGTCGCAGTTGACGTCCATCGCGGAGGCGTTCGGAGACCCCGGTGTGGGTCCCCACATCGCGGCCCTCGCCGCCGAGGCCAACACCGACCGGATGCTCGCGAAGGTCTTTCTGGACCGGGTCTTCACCCCCAACCGCGCGGCCGCCTCGAAGCGCTTCCGCGCTGCTCAGGAGGCGGGTCAGGTCCGGCGGGACCTCGATCTGGACGCCGCGATCGACATGGTCTTCGGCCCGATCTGGTTCCGTCTGCTCCTCGGCACCGGAACGCTCACCGCCGAACTCGGCGCCTCCCTCGCCGACCACGCCGTGGGCGGCCTGGCGTCGCGCCCGGACCGTACCGACTGA
- a CDS encoding MMPL family transporter, whose translation MALTSPKKVVGLTLLVVFLFGGASAGLQDRLTMGGYESTGTESYKAAQELEKTFEQGEPNLALVVEDARGVDDPEVAAAGGRLTEKLADEADVTNVVSYWSSDQAPALRGESGEQALVLGRITGDFDDVIDRVEKLDEDYTGKVDGLEVTTGGSAMMWLENTTKAAEDATKAEFMVFPLVLLVLIIIFGGVVAALLPLSVAICAMLTSMGVLFGITFAMDTSNVVVNTTTFLGIGLGIDYSLLFVTRYREELRRGKEIGAAISTTLHTAGRTVLFSAFTVAAAFLGLLVLPFTMMRSLAIGCIVTSLLAAFLTVVLLPGLLKWLGPRIEKWRLIRRKSDPSEDGGGSWHKLATGVMRRPIAVTVLVLAIVIPLGLPALNMNLRLPDESVLATDAQSAEVASVLREDFDSREQQPVQIVATNTGAPDQQTGEIDDYAKRLSELPGATRVDTLTGTYQDGQLAAEPGPASARFAVDDGVYFSMIPAADPYSDAGTDLVEDVRAEKAPFDVQVGGQAAVSTDTFDTLVDRLPIAGAILFVIMFILLFLLTGSILLPLKAMVLTALSLTATFGALVFIFQDGNLMWLVGDFVETGGITWTAPIMIFAMAFALSMDYEVFMISRIKEEYDRTGDNELAVASGLERVGKVVTYAALLLSLVFLVLLTSGISYMKAIGIGMALAIVMDATLIRGGLLPAFMKLMGSANWWAPKPLKALHTRFGIREGEEMGPTPAATGTDASLAAQKQ comes from the coding sequence ATGGCGCTCACGTCACCGAAGAAGGTGGTGGGACTGACCTTACTGGTCGTCTTCCTCTTCGGTGGGGCTTCGGCGGGGTTGCAGGACCGGCTGACCATGGGCGGGTACGAGTCCACGGGCACCGAGTCGTACAAGGCGGCCCAGGAACTGGAGAAGACGTTCGAGCAGGGGGAGCCCAACCTCGCGCTCGTCGTCGAGGACGCCCGTGGCGTGGACGACCCGGAGGTGGCGGCGGCCGGCGGCCGGCTCACCGAGAAGCTGGCGGACGAAGCGGACGTCACCAACGTGGTGTCCTACTGGTCTTCGGACCAGGCGCCCGCGCTGCGCGGGGAGTCGGGCGAACAGGCCCTCGTCCTCGGTCGGATCACCGGTGACTTCGACGACGTCATCGACCGGGTGGAGAAGCTGGACGAGGACTACACCGGCAAGGTGGACGGCCTTGAGGTGACCACCGGCGGCTCCGCCATGATGTGGCTGGAGAACACCACCAAGGCCGCCGAGGACGCGACCAAGGCCGAGTTCATGGTCTTCCCGCTCGTCCTGCTCGTTCTCATCATCATCTTCGGCGGCGTCGTGGCCGCCCTGCTGCCGCTCTCCGTGGCGATATGCGCGATGCTGACGTCGATGGGTGTCCTCTTCGGCATCACGTTCGCCATGGACACCTCCAACGTGGTGGTGAACACGACCACGTTCCTGGGCATCGGCCTCGGCATCGACTACAGCCTGCTCTTCGTCACCCGGTACCGCGAGGAGCTGCGCCGCGGCAAGGAGATCGGCGCGGCGATCAGCACCACCCTGCACACCGCGGGCCGGACGGTGCTCTTCTCCGCGTTCACCGTCGCCGCCGCCTTCCTGGGGCTGCTGGTGCTGCCGTTCACCATGATGAGGTCGCTGGCCATCGGCTGCATCGTCACCTCACTGCTGGCCGCGTTCCTCACGGTGGTGCTCCTGCCGGGGCTGCTGAAGTGGCTCGGCCCGCGGATCGAGAAGTGGCGTCTGATCCGGCGCAAGTCCGACCCGTCCGAGGACGGCGGCGGTTCCTGGCACAAGCTGGCGACCGGCGTGATGCGCCGCCCCATCGCGGTGACGGTGCTGGTCCTCGCCATCGTCATCCCCCTCGGCCTGCCCGCGCTCAACATGAACCTGCGGCTTCCGGACGAGAGCGTGCTCGCCACGGACGCCCAGTCGGCCGAGGTCGCCTCGGTGCTGCGCGAGGACTTCGACTCGCGTGAGCAGCAGCCGGTCCAGATCGTCGCGACGAACACGGGCGCACCGGACCAGCAGACCGGGGAGATCGACGACTACGCCAAGCGGCTGTCCGAACTACCCGGCGCCACCCGGGTGGACACCCTCACCGGCACGTACCAGGACGGGCAGCTCGCCGCCGAACCCGGCCCGGCGTCCGCCCGGTTCGCCGTGGACGACGGCGTGTACTTCTCGATGATCCCCGCCGCGGACCCGTACTCGGACGCCGGCACCGACCTGGTCGAGGACGTCCGGGCGGAGAAGGCACCGTTCGACGTGCAAGTCGGCGGGCAGGCGGCCGTGAGCACGGACACCTTCGACACGCTGGTGGACCGGCTGCCGATCGCCGGCGCGATCCTCTTCGTGATCATGTTCATCCTGCTGTTCCTGCTCACCGGGAGCATCCTGCTGCCGCTCAAGGCGATGGTGCTCACCGCGCTGAGCCTGACCGCCACCTTCGGCGCGCTCGTGTTCATCTTCCAGGACGGCAACCTGATGTGGCTGGTCGGCGACTTCGTCGAAACCGGCGGCATCACCTGGACGGCACCGATCATGATCTTCGCCATGGCCTTCGCCCTCTCCATGGACTACGAGGTCTTCATGATCTCCCGCATCAAGGAGGAGTACGACCGCACCGGTGACAACGAACTGGCGGTCGCCTCCGGCCTGGAGCGGGTCGGCAAGGTGGTGACCTACGCCGCGCTGCTGCTCTCGCTGGTCTTCCTGGTCCTGCTCACCTCGGGCATCAGCTACATGAAGGCCATCGGCATCGGCATGGCGCTGGCGATCGTCATGGACGCCACGCTCATCCGGGGCGGCCTGCTGCCGGCGTTCATGAAGCTCATGGGCAGCGCCAACTGGTGGGCACCCAAGCCCCTCAAGGCGCTGCACACCCGCTTCGGCATCAGGGAGGGGGAGGAGATGGGCCCGACGCCGGCCGCCACCGGCACCGACGCCTCCTTGGCCGCGCAGAAGCAGTAG
- a CDS encoding AfsR/SARP family transcriptional regulator, whose protein sequence is MEFRILGPLEVHARRAGGGDLTPRAAKLRVVLATLLVRANKVVSIDRLIDELWGDEPPRTAMTTLQVYVSQLRKVLQEADAEGGRKALVTRAPGYMLLLNDAQLDLVRFEELYGQGRKAMDRGDYELAAELQRSALELWRGPLLSDIPHGPLLNSTAVRLGEARISALEQRISAALHLNRHHEVVGDLQTLVTELPMHEQFHAHLMVALYRMGRQADALSTFAKLRATLVKELAIEPGIQMQQLHRRVLNGDLLLLHPSAWRAEHPENTGSLPHGAARAG, encoded by the coding sequence GTGGAGTTCAGAATACTGGGCCCGCTGGAAGTGCACGCGCGGCGGGCCGGCGGGGGCGACCTGACCCCCCGGGCCGCCAAGCTCCGTGTCGTACTCGCGACGCTGCTCGTCCGGGCGAACAAGGTCGTCTCGATCGACAGGCTGATCGACGAGCTGTGGGGTGACGAGCCGCCGCGTACCGCGATGACCACGCTGCAGGTGTACGTCTCCCAGCTCCGCAAGGTCCTCCAGGAGGCCGACGCCGAAGGCGGCCGGAAGGCCCTGGTGACCCGCGCGCCCGGATACATGCTGCTGCTGAACGACGCGCAACTGGACCTGGTGAGGTTCGAGGAGCTGTACGGGCAGGGCCGCAAGGCCATGGACCGCGGGGACTACGAGCTGGCCGCGGAGCTGCAGCGCAGCGCACTGGAGCTGTGGCGGGGCCCGCTGCTCTCCGACATCCCCCACGGCCCCCTGCTCAACAGCACGGCCGTCCGCCTGGGCGAGGCCCGTATCTCCGCCCTGGAACAGCGCATCAGCGCCGCGCTGCACCTGAACCGGCACCACGAGGTGGTCGGCGACCTGCAGACCCTGGTCACCGAACTGCCCATGCACGAGCAGTTCCACGCCCATCTGATGGTCGCCCTGTACCGGATGGGCCGCCAGGCCGACGCGCTGAGCACCTTCGCCAAGCTGCGCGCGACGCTGGTGAAGGAGCTGGCCATCGAACCCGGCATCCAGATGCAGCAGTTGCACCGCCGCGTCCTCAACGGCGATCTGCTGCTCCTGCACCCGTCGGCATGGCGAGCGGAACACCCCGAGAACACCGGCTCCCTCCCGCACGGAGCCGCCCGAGCGGGCTAG
- a CDS encoding zinc ribbon domain-containing protein produces the protein MPRYEYRCRSCGTTFEVSRPMAESSAPADCPQGHDDTVKLLSTVAVGGAATGAGAAPQGGGGGGGGGCCGGGCCA, from the coding sequence ATGCCGCGATACGAGTACCGCTGCCGGTCCTGCGGGACGACCTTCGAGGTCAGCCGCCCCATGGCCGAGTCCTCCGCCCCCGCGGACTGCCCGCAGGGCCACGACGACACCGTCAAGCTGCTCTCCACCGTCGCCGTCGGCGGCGCCGCCACCGGCGCCGGAGCCGCGCCGCAGGGCGGCGGCGGTGGCGGCGGGGGCGGGTGCTGCGGCGGCGGTTGCTGCGCGTAG
- a CDS encoding NAD(P)-dependent oxidoreductase produces MSGPPQRILVTGATGFVGGAVTRALLAAGREVTALVRDTSRAEGLAEAGANLHTGDMLRPETYVPLVDGVDAVVHAAQLRVGGRMSKAVLARMHEADRVMSDALAQACLKAGNRLLYAAGTFVYGDHGAEWIDESTPHTPAPLGAGHADGAARLRALTARGLDSVVLYAGFVYGPGGNFKAAFYDQGRAGRLRHPGDGRNHWSCVHLSDLAAGYLAALDRAPAGSGYNLVDDEPLPLAEFTRAIAREMGVSRVSRVPGFAASLALGRPVAASLMTSYRVSNRRARADLGWAPAHPTVAEGLPGTLEALAAGAAAIPPHGSSTKQRGR; encoded by the coding sequence GTGAGCGGGCCGCCGCAGCGCATCCTGGTCACCGGCGCGACCGGCTTCGTCGGCGGCGCGGTGACCCGGGCGCTGCTCGCCGCGGGCCGCGAGGTGACGGCGCTGGTACGCGACACGTCCCGGGCGGAAGGGCTCGCCGAGGCCGGCGCCAACCTGCACACCGGCGACATGCTGCGCCCGGAGACGTACGTGCCGCTGGTGGACGGCGTGGACGCCGTGGTGCACGCGGCCCAGCTCCGCGTCGGCGGACGGATGTCGAAGGCCGTGCTCGCCCGCATGCACGAGGCGGACCGCGTGATGTCCGACGCCCTGGCCCAGGCGTGTCTGAAGGCCGGGAACAGGCTGCTCTACGCCGCCGGAACGTTCGTGTACGGGGACCACGGCGCCGAATGGATCGACGAGTCCACCCCGCACACCCCCGCCCCGCTGGGCGCCGGCCACGCGGACGGCGCCGCCCGGCTGCGCGCCCTGACGGCGCGGGGCCTGGACTCCGTGGTCCTCTACGCCGGCTTCGTCTACGGTCCCGGCGGCAACTTCAAGGCCGCGTTCTACGACCAGGGGCGCGCCGGCCGGCTGCGCCACCCCGGTGACGGCCGGAACCACTGGAGCTGCGTCCACCTCTCCGACCTGGCTGCCGGCTACCTGGCCGCGCTGGACCGGGCCCCGGCGGGCAGCGGCTACAACCTGGTCGACGACGAGCCGCTGCCGCTCGCCGAGTTCACCCGCGCCATCGCCCGCGAGATGGGCGTGTCCCGGGTGTCGCGGGTGCCGGGATTCGCCGCCTCCCTGGCGCTGGGCCGCCCGGTGGCCGCCTCGCTCATGACGTCGTACCGCGTGTCCAACCGCCGCGCCCGCGCGGACCTCGGCTGGGCGCCGGCCCACCCCACCGTGGCCGAGGGCCTGCCCGGAACCCTGGAGGCCCTCGCGGCCGGCGCGGCGGCAATACCACCACACGGCTCCTCCACGAAGCAGCGCGGAAGGTGA
- a CDS encoding class I adenylate-forming enzyme family protein → MPKNPRPKNIGLLFEHYAGAPAPEWHLDIPFSIAPDTRTHDATSLANLVSDMSGRLKAAGLRRGDRVALVKNNHLDTIVLAAAVARLGALPAMITSTFDSETLARMMPRLEPKLLVASEEVLGAADRAGIKLVDKSTRVVCVDGAPDSPSGVTPLAEFAGADVPQPDIVDNSEPMLCTHTSGTTGVPKFVAHSANTLLGVLSKLETLRIPFLSTRPDDTIASCIAFVHSRAVTWTFAQFALPPAKAVVLSQADPSTVVETLSKHRPTTLEACPNIYQLWEHLIRTNPELFTHIRAYLSTFDAIHPSTVRAFMAATKRRGAVWGQSWGQSEIGPATLAVYPKRKVMRSEGSRGGPITNNVGRPIPFVTRIRVVDPETRKPKRRGQRGLVLIRTKGRCLTYLGEPERHREKDWNGWWNTGDIGVHTRTGSLEILDREVDSIPGMSSLELESLLIERLDPVTEAIVLGNPNGLPLPVISTYDGSPLDPQEWRRATADLPELDEPRVIPWEDFPRTGTWKVRRPQLRNRMLNSEETFGTGRWT, encoded by the coding sequence ATGCCAAAGAACCCACGTCCCAAGAACATCGGGCTGCTCTTCGAGCACTACGCCGGGGCTCCGGCGCCGGAATGGCACCTGGACATACCGTTCTCCATCGCGCCGGACACCAGGACCCACGACGCCACGTCGCTGGCGAACCTGGTATCCGACATGTCGGGACGGCTGAAGGCGGCCGGGCTGCGTCGCGGTGACCGGGTCGCCCTCGTCAAGAACAACCACCTCGACACCATCGTCCTGGCCGCCGCGGTGGCCAGGCTCGGCGCCCTGCCGGCCATGATCACCTCGACGTTCGACTCGGAGACGCTGGCCAGGATGATGCCGCGGCTCGAACCGAAGCTGCTGGTCGCCTCCGAGGAGGTGCTCGGCGCCGCGGACCGGGCGGGCATCAAGCTGGTGGACAAGTCCACCCGCGTCGTCTGCGTCGACGGTGCCCCCGACAGCCCGTCCGGGGTGACGCCGCTGGCCGAGTTCGCCGGCGCGGACGTCCCGCAGCCGGACATCGTGGACAACAGCGAGCCGATGCTGTGCACGCACACCTCCGGGACCACCGGCGTGCCCAAGTTCGTCGCACACTCCGCGAACACGCTCCTCGGGGTGCTCTCCAAGCTGGAGACCCTCAGGATCCCGTTCCTCTCCACGCGCCCGGACGACACCATCGCCTCGTGCATCGCCTTCGTGCACTCGCGCGCGGTCACCTGGACCTTCGCCCAGTTCGCGCTCCCGCCGGCGAAGGCCGTGGTGCTCAGCCAGGCGGACCCGTCGACGGTCGTGGAGACGCTGAGCAAGCACCGTCCGACGACGCTGGAAGCGTGCCCCAACATCTACCAGTTGTGGGAGCACCTGATCCGGACGAACCCCGAGCTGTTCACGCACATACGGGCGTACCTCAGCACCTTCGACGCCATCCACCCCAGCACCGTCCGCGCCTTCATGGCGGCCACCAAGCGCCGCGGCGCGGTGTGGGGGCAGAGCTGGGGCCAGAGCGAGATCGGGCCCGCGACCCTGGCCGTCTACCCGAAGCGCAAGGTGATGCGCTCCGAGGGCAGCCGCGGCGGGCCGATCACCAACAACGTCGGCCGCCCCATCCCCTTCGTCACCCGCATCCGGGTCGTCGACCCCGAGACGCGCAAGCCGAAGCGGCGCGGCCAGCGGGGGCTCGTGCTCATCCGTACCAAGGGCCGCTGCCTCACCTACCTCGGCGAGCCCGAGCGGCACCGGGAGAAGGACTGGAACGGCTGGTGGAACACCGGGGACATCGGCGTCCACACCCGGACCGGCAGCCTGGAGATCCTCGACCGGGAGGTCGACAGCATCCCCGGCATGAGCAGCCTCGAACTGGAGAGCCTGCTGATCGAGCGCCTCGACCCGGTCACCGAGGCCATCGTCCTGGGCAACCCGAACGGGCTGCCCCTCCCCGTGATCAGCACCTACGACGGGTCCCCCCTCGACCCGCAGGAGTGGCGGCGGGCCACCGCGGACCTGCCGGAGCTCGACGAACCGCGGGTCATCCCGTGGGAGGACTTCCCGCGGACCGGCACCTGGAAGGTCCGCAGGCCCCAACTGCGCAACCGGATGCTCAACAGCGAGGAGACCTTCGGCACCGGCCGCTGGACCTGA
- a CDS encoding NAD(P)/FAD-dependent oxidoreductase gives MTDISTGARGGRAIVIGGGLTGMLAAWALAEVMDEVTVLERDREPTGPDFRPGVPQGRHAHAFMEGGQRALEELLPGIIDELVEAGATRTKLPAELLWLDYAGWNDRGTAIRGGAGSFLTCTRPMLDWIVRSRVLKSPRITVRHGVTVSALLCSEDAVRGVVAQEKGGEPEELKAPLVVDASGRGSNAPRWLRELGYPEPKEELIDSGMAYASRLLHRTPESEKESFNVVMIQPVLSTPRFGLLIPVEDNRWLVALGGLRGYEPPTESDDWTQFAKELRSPMIYKMIENAEPATNVFGFRNTQNRRRYYEKLSRRPDGFLVLGDAACTFNPVYGQGMSVACFEGLALRKLLAKHGAGKGMTRKAQKMVARTIRNPWTMATSEDRRYPTTVGGGRPNALERMLDWYVKRVSAEALVNPVAGKAFFSVVMLLEPPTHLFRPGVVLAALRRRGASITVPEPVLAGAQTDDEGPGVPSGNR, from the coding sequence ATGACTGACATATCCACCGGAGCGAGGGGCGGGCGCGCCATCGTCATCGGCGGAGGGCTGACCGGCATGCTGGCCGCCTGGGCCCTCGCCGAGGTGATGGACGAAGTCACCGTGCTGGAACGGGACCGGGAGCCGACCGGTCCCGACTTCCGGCCGGGCGTACCCCAGGGCCGGCACGCGCACGCCTTCATGGAGGGCGGCCAGCGGGCCCTCGAAGAGCTGCTCCCCGGCATCATCGACGAACTCGTCGAGGCCGGCGCGACCCGGACGAAGCTGCCCGCCGAACTGCTCTGGCTGGACTACGCCGGCTGGAACGACCGCGGCACCGCCATCCGCGGCGGCGCGGGCTCCTTCCTCACCTGCACGCGGCCGATGCTCGACTGGATCGTGCGCTCGCGGGTCCTCAAGAGCCCGCGCATCACCGTTCGCCACGGCGTGACGGTCTCCGCGCTGCTCTGCTCCGAGGACGCGGTGCGCGGTGTCGTCGCGCAGGAGAAGGGCGGCGAGCCGGAGGAGCTGAAGGCCCCGCTGGTCGTCGACGCGAGCGGGCGTGGTTCGAACGCGCCGCGCTGGCTCCGCGAGCTGGGGTATCCGGAGCCGAAGGAAGAGCTGATCGACTCCGGGATGGCGTACGCCTCGCGGCTGCTGCACCGTACGCCGGAGTCGGAGAAGGAGTCGTTCAATGTCGTGATGATCCAGCCGGTGCTCTCCACTCCGCGCTTCGGGCTCCTTATCCCGGTGGAGGACAACCGCTGGCTGGTCGCCCTCGGCGGGCTGCGCGGCTACGAGCCGCCGACGGAGTCCGACGACTGGACGCAGTTCGCGAAGGAACTGCGCAGCCCCATGATCTACAAGATGATCGAGAACGCGGAGCCCGCCACCAACGTGTTCGGCTTCCGCAACACGCAGAACCGGCGGCGCTACTACGAGAAGCTCAGCCGGCGCCCGGACGGCTTCCTGGTGCTCGGCGACGCCGCGTGCACCTTCAACCCGGTCTACGGGCAGGGCATGTCGGTGGCCTGCTTCGAGGGGCTCGCCCTGCGCAAGCTGCTGGCCAAGCACGGCGCGGGGAAGGGCATGACCCGCAAGGCGCAGAAGATGGTCGCGCGGACGATCCGCAACCCCTGGACCATGGCCACGAGCGAGGACCGCCGCTACCCGACGACGGTCGGCGGCGGCCGCCCCAACGCCCTGGAGCGGATGCTGGACTGGTACGTCAAGCGCGTCAGCGCGGAGGCGCTGGTGAACCCCGTGGCGGGCAAGGCGTTCTTCAGCGTGGTGATGCTCCTCGAACCACCGACCCACCTCTTCCGCCCCGGGGTCGTGCTGGCCGCCCTCCGGCGCCGCGGCGCCTCGATCACGGTGCCGGAACCCGTACTCGCGGGGGCGCAGACCGACGACGAAGGGCCGGGCGTCCCCAGCGGCAACCGCTGA